In Miscanthus floridulus cultivar M001 chromosome 8, ASM1932011v1, whole genome shotgun sequence, the sequence ACTGGGTATATCCTCAATTAGCTGGAATATTCGTTGCTCCAGTGTATAACTCAATGTACATGGTATTTGTCTCCTAAAATGTTGTGTGTATAACTCAATGTACATGGTATTTCTCTCCTAAAATGTTGTGCGCAGGTTACTCGACTGGGAAGCAACACGATCTTTTTTTTTATGTAATGTGGATGAATTTTATTGCATAAGTAATGCAAACTAGTAacacattttttttgaaaaaaaattaaccACGGTTGTATAATGTGGATGAATTGTAATGCTCAATAGTGCATATTAGCAAAACAAAATTATTTGCAAATTTTGACTGTATTAGTATAATGTGGATGAATTTTAATATCCAAATAAAACATAGAAATAGGCAGTGTCATAGAGGTAACAAGTATATTTTCTAACGTCACATGAAACAGTGTCATATAAGGAATAGTGGTCATTTCACATGACACTTAACGATGTTAGCCTCCAAAAGTGACAGTAGTGTTGTACAGGGCACAGAAATTCGAACACAGGGTTATACAAGGAATTTTGAACCTTACAGGGCCATAGAAGGATAAGTGAGTTTCACATGACCTTGCGGGTAATTCTCTCATAAAATATCCAGGTTTGAAaaatcttttattttcaaatcttgatatttTTATAATGGCGTGGTTTAAATTAACCCTTTTTAATATGTCTTCTTCTGATTTCTGACTTTAGTTTCTACTCAGCAGCTAATGTAGCTACACTAGTGAGGTGTTGTAGCAATAAACTAAGCCTCACATGAATACTCTAACAAAATGAAGAGTGTTACTGTTGCTATAGTACACTATATAGTGCGTGTACAATGATGAAGTCCAAGGCGGCTTGAACGACCCTGCCAGGAAGAGGGTAGAGTGAATTAGGAAAAGCAGCGGCAATAAAGATTGTGCACGGTTTGCATGTGGAACCCGTAAATAATCCATGTACGCCTTGTCTGTCCTTGAAACAAATCCAGGAAATTCAACGAACGTGGCTAGCTTTTTCAAACGTTTCCCATCAATGTGAATAGCTTTTTCCAGGTAGGTGGCAATACGTGTACAACTCAGCGATTGCAGGAGAGGTCATACCCCGTCCTAGAATTGCTACCCGTCTATGTTGGGCACGCAATTAATCTGGAGCGATACGCACAGTAGCGGAAGGAGGCGCTAGACCCTGTCCCTCCCTTAGTcgacaggactgaaaaataaattaaaatattaTTCCAGttaattgttgtgagaaaaaaatattattttatctaGAAATACTGCTCACGTGAACAGTAGTGGGCTGGCCGGTCAGCCAGCCGAACACCCAATGCCATATCATACGTCCTGGTAGACCACCAGACCGGCATGCGTGTCCTCTGTCCAATGGGCGAATGGGCCTCGTGCCATATCAGACGTCCTGGTAGACCACCAGACCGGCATGCGTGCCACAAAGGAAAAGAGAAAAACGCAGAAGAAAAGGAGAGACGGAGCGGGGAAAATCTGTGTCCCGAAACCAAAAAAGAGGGAGACCAGCTATCCGAGTGTTCCATCCATGGCTAAATCGCTCTACGCCCTTGCTGACTCAGAGGGCTGATTTGAAACATATCTATTCTACTGGGCCATTATCATACCATGCAGCCAAAGCACAGCTTGTACTCCTACAGCTACAGAGCAATACCCTTCCTCTCTATAGTATATTATTTTGCATATACTCCCTCTCTGCCCTAAAAGAGAGTCGCCCTAACATTTGATATCTGTCTAAAGAAAGTGTTGTTGTAGTTGTATTACCCTGAATCGAAGCAGCATGCCTACACTCTTCCCTGCCTTGTCGTTCCTTACCTGCCTCCTACGATCTCGTGTGGATGTCGTCTCGTCTTCCTCTCCAGTATCCACCCACTGCTCGTCACCAGCCACCGGCCACCGCACCACTAGCAACCCCAATCTTCTCCTCCGCAAGCACGGAGGCCGGTGCACGAGCCCCTCTTCTCCTCCACCAGTGCAGAGGTCGCACCCACCCTCCTCTTCTTCTCGGCCGGCTTGCAAAGGCCGGTGCAACCGAGATCCAAGCTGGGGGCGGCTGAGATCCAGCATTGCCCCTCTTCTCCACCATTGTGGGTCTTGACAAGGGCGCGAGGCGAGTGCCGGTGTCGATTCTCGACGTGGTGGGCGCGGATCTTGGTACGAAGGGGTTGGATGAGGTGAATGATGGGGAacgagagaagagagaagagagaatatCGAGGTATACAAATCTTTTGGCATTCTTGTTGGTTTGCGTGCTGACTTTTAGTACCACCGTAATTTTATAACGGAGGGAGTAGGCCTTACTCATACTCCTTCCATATATATAAACAAAGTTATTCTACCtttttaactttaactaaatatatataagaaaatatttaaTTTATGATGTATAATTAGTATATAATTAAATGAATTATTGAATATATtttctaataaatttatttaaagatataaatattagcgacattttctacaaatttaatcaaacttaaaaaaaaacttgAACCAACATAACCCTTATATAACGATATTCTTTTTAGGACGAACCGTATTAACAACAAGAGGGCAGTTTTTTTGAGAGGTActtattttgttcatttttaTCTGTCATTCTCACTTTCAAAGAAATCAAACatatttaagtttgactaaatatataaaataaaatgtttatatttatagtatataattagtattattagataattttttgaatatatttttataataaatttatttatagatataaatgttgctaatattttttttacaaattcAGTGACACAGTTCCTATGGCGACACGAACTGTTGCGGTGGGAAGGGGCGCGGTGCCTGGTGATGGACTGGCGCGTGGTGGTTCGGTGGGCACCCCCGGTCAACACTGCCCCGGAGACTGGTCTCGATGAAGAAAGACGGTTCTATCATCTCCCACCCTTTAAAATCCCCAAAGCTTAACCTCTCCACTTCTTCCCATCTCCATCCCCGTCCCACCGTCGTTCTCAATTGGACTACCCATCCATCCTCTTCGTCAGCCTACCGCTACCAGCATCTGCAGCAGCAGTAAGCAAAGCCAGTGAGTGAGCCCCGAATCTCTCTCGCTACTCTTGCTCCCCACCCTGACAATCCTCTACGCTAATTTGTACTAGTGAGTGGCCAAGGAGATCTTGGGGCCTTCTACTTATATATATCGTCCTCACAACATATTGACTGCTTTCCTCGCCCCAGCATTTTTGGTAAGTGCTGTAGTGGCGTATTGTGTATGCAGAGGAAGCCAGACTGCCTATAtaccaacaatatatatataagaaGAAGAACATCTGAAAAAGGAAAATATCGTATTCATATATActagtgttatatatatatatatatatatatatatatatatatatatatttatatatttatttatttatttatttatttggcgGACAGGCGAGGGGAGACTCTTCTCAATTCATCCGTCTCGTCCTCCTCCTTTTGTCCCTCTCAACCCCTTTTTCTTCtgtctctctcctctctctttctACCTCGCCCCGGCATCGCATTGCATTGTTTTCTCCTCTGCCGCATCCCAAATCCTCCTCCTTTGTAAACCCCCCAAAACCTCCACGAAATACCCCACCCACCCCCGGCCCCCGCGCGCCCATGGACGTCCCACCGCGGCCGTCGCCGCCCAATGCGCCGCTCCGATCGCCGTCCGCGAGCGCCGCAGGGTGCCGACTCCCGTATTAGCCGAGCACCGCGGGGAATtacacgccgccgccaccgccaccgccaccgcgggATTCGATTGGCGGGTTGGTGACCGGAAAGGAAGAGGGGGGGTGGTTCCCTTTCTTTTCTCCGTACCGCCCGGCGCGATCGGTTCGCCGATCGTTGGTTGGTTGGTCGGTCGGTTTGTCTGCCCCTTGTTCGCTGGGCGGCGAGGCGATCGGTCCGCCGGCGGCCATGTCCACGGCAAcggccaaggaggaggaggcggcagcCGCTTCGGTGGCGGCCACGGCGCCCGCAATGGGCGGCGAGGAGGCCGCCGCGCGCGCCGCGCAGAAGCGCTACGAGGCCCTTCTCACTGTGCGGGCCAAGGCTGTCAAGGGCAAGGGCGCCTGGTACTGGGCGCACCTCGAGCCCGTTCTCGTCCCGCCCGCCGACACCGGCATGCCGCCCAAGGCCGTCAAGCTGCGCTGCGCACTCTGCTCCGCCATCTTCTCCGCCTCCAACCCGTCACGGACCGCCTCCGAGCACCTCAAGCGTGGCACCTGCCCCAACTTCGCTGCCCCGCCGCCGGGACCAGTCGGCACCACGGGCTCGCAGCCGTCGCCGACGTCCACGCACCAGCAGCAGCTCGCGCTGCCGTCCAACTCCACCGCCTCGTCCCCTGTCCCCATCTCCTCCGTTGCGCcctcctcgccgcgccaccaccagcaccaccactccaatccgcaccaccaccaccaacaacaacaacaatgtcAACAACAATCCGGCAGCCGCAAGCGCCACTCCATGCCCCCCGCGTACACGCCAGCGGACCCCGTGTCCCACCATGACCACCTCGTCGTTGTTGACCCGTCCTCGGTCTACTCTCCGGCGTTGCCCGCGCtgccgccgccccctccgccaCACCAGTCGTCGGCACTCGTGCTCTCCGGCGGCAAAGACGACTTGGGCGCTCTCGCCAGGCTCGAGGACAGCGTCAAGCGCCTTAAGTCACCCAAGGCATCGCCGGTCGCCATGATGCCCAAGCCCCAGGCTGACGCGGCGCTCGCCTTGCTGGCTGACTGGTTTCTGGAGTCATCGCCCGGCGTATCCCTCTCCGCCGCTAGCCATCCCAAGCTCCGGGCCTTCCTCCGCCACGTGGGGCTACCGGACCTGCAGCGCGCCGACCTTGCTGGCCCACGTCTCGACGCCCGCTTCGCCGAGGCGCACGCCGACGCCACCGCGCGGGTTCGGGACGCGCTCTTCTTCCAGCTTGCCGCCGACGGCTGGCGGGAGAAGGTGGTCACTCTCTCTGTCAACCTCCCAAATGGCACGTCCGTGTTCCACCGCGCTGTGCCGGTACCCGCCATGGCGCCGTCAGACTACGCCGAGGAGCTGATGCTCGACGCCGTGGTTTCCGTCTCAGCCTCAGGTTCCTCCAACGACCTCCACCGTTGCGCAGGCATAGTTTCTGACCGCTTCAAATCAAAGGCGCTGCGTGATCTTGAGAACAAGAACTACTGGATGGTGAACCTATGCTGCCAAATCCATAGCTTCACCCGTTTGATGCGGGACTTCGCAAGGGAGCTCTCACTTTTCCGCTCTGCCACAGCCAAGTCTGCCAAGCTTGCTGCCTACTTCAATGCCAAACAGACGGTGCGGTCTTTGCTGCACAAGCATCAAATCCAAGAGCTCGGTCATGCCTCGCTCCTTCGAGTCGCACATGTGCCGTTTAACGGCAATGGCAGCAACTGCCGTGCGGCCTTTGAGATGCTGGAGGACATTCTGAACTCTGCACACCCTCTCCATCGTGCTGTGCAAGAGGACTCGTACAAGCTCGTGTGCATCGATGACTCAGTTGCCCGGGAGATTGGGGAGATGGTGCACAGTGAGGCTTTCTGGATAGAGGTTGATGCCGTGCATTCGCTCGTGAAGCTGATAATGGATATGGTGAAGGAGATGGAGGCTGATCGGCCTCTTGTTGGGCAGTGCCTGCCACTATGGGAGGAATTGCGTAGCAAGGTTAGAGATTGGTGTGAGAAGTTCAACATTGATGAAGGCACTGTTCTGAATGTTCTTGAGAAGAGGTTCAGAAAAAACTACCACCCAGCCTGGTCGGCAGCCTTCATTTTGGATCCTCTCTACCTTGTCAAGGATGCTAGTGGGCGTTACCTCCCTCCATTCAAGTGCTTGACGCCTGATCAGGAGAAAGATGTCGACAGGCTGATCACTAGAATGGTGTCCCGGGAAGAGGCGCACCTAGTTCTGATGGAGCTGATGAAATGGCGGTCAGATGGGTTGGACCCGTTGTATGCACAAGCTGTGCAGGTGAGGCAGCCTGACCCCTCCACAGGGAGGATGAAGGTCGCGAATAAGCAGAGCAGCAGGCTTGTTTGGGAGACATGTCTAAGTGAGCTCAAGTCGCTCGGCAAGGTTGCTGTGCGGCTCATCTTCCTCCATGCAACCTCTAGGGGTTTCAGATGCACACCGTCAATGGTGCGCTGGCTCTCTGCACCAGGGAGCTTGGCAAGTGGCAACGATAGAGCACACAGGTTGGTTTTTGTTGCTGCAAACTCGAAGCTAGAGAGGAGGGACTTCTCTAGCGATGAAGACAAGGATGCAGAGTTACTCGCTGAAGGGGATGATGATGTGGCGAATTTACCAGGCAATGTGGAATCATAATCTCAGTGTAACAAACATCCCTGTTTAATTGTTTCTTATTCCTTTTTCCCATTTAGCATTTTGTAGAATTTGATCCCTAGGAATTGTTAGAATTTTTTTGCCACCCCTACTCTTTGCTTGGCTTCTAGAATCTCTTCATTTTGCCCGTATTGTTAATTCTTGCTTCCTCACTCTAGATTTTGGTGGGGTGGGGAGTTGGGCATGAGATGGAGGAGATATGCATTATCCTTGATCATCAAGTTTGGTTAGCGAATGACTGTATTTTGCCTTGCCATATATGATTCTACTATACTATGGGGCCATTGAGGTTGCAGAGAGTAACTCAAGTGTTTCTTGTCGATATGTTTGTAATCGGTGATGCTACGGAATGAGAAAAATATATAACCATTTTGGTTCTTATTTGCAAATAATGTTGATGATATATGCAGCTGTGAATGCTAACTCATTTTGGTTTGCCACACACTATATGCTGTCTTCTTTGTGTTTCTGGATACGTTGCTAGTAGTACATTGCTCGTGTCGTTAGTATACTAGTAACAATAAAAgcgtaatttttttttattaccAGGCTAAACATAGTAGGGATTCGTAATACTTGACAGAAATTATTTTTTAAATGTTAATGATATTTTATTTTCAGAGTACTTGTATTTTCTCTATAAAACAAACTTACGTTTTCTCTTTGAAatcatcttgtgcatcattggagcttggccgCGTAGCTGTGTGAAACCAATGGCTGATCTCACCTCGTAGCTGCAATTGTAACTGCGCTGGCCAAGGTGGTGTTTTTCTACTCTCGGAGCCCAAGGTTCtttagcctgttcgctggtttgaATCTGGCTTATCAGCTATTTCTTCAATACCAAATCAGCTAATAGTcgttttagtcatggcttataagccaaatcagCCTAAAAAAACAGGGGCTTATCTTTCTACTCGAGTTACAGCCTGTTtggcaggccgtaaacgatcgtggattatttactgttggctggtttggtgtaagaaaaaaatattattttatcttATAATCCATAATCGTATACGAGTAAACAGGCTAATCCATACGTACGTATGAATAGGTTCGTCACTTTTGATGTAGGATACGATACGGCCTGCAATTTCAATTCGGCCGGCGATCAAGGTGAGAGGCTGCCCCTACGAATACGATAGACCTTTCACTCACCTGTTACTTCTTTCTCTGGATCCTTACCCATACCACCATTTAGGCCCggtttagtttctaaaaatttTTGCCTTTCACAATAAAAGAGTATATTTGGAGATAtatatgaagtactaaatgtagataaaaaaattaattgcacagttttcggtaaaatcacgagatgaa encodes:
- the LOC136473556 gene encoding uncharacterized protein, with product MSTATAKEEEAAAASVAATAPAMGGEEAAARAAQKRYEALLTVRAKAVKGKGAWYWAHLEPVLVPPADTGMPPKAVKLRCALCSAIFSASNPSRTASEHLKRGTCPNFAAPPPGPVGTTGSQPSPTSTHQQQLALPSNSTASSPVPISSVAPSSPRHHQHHHSNPHHHHQQQQQCQQQSGSRKRHSMPPAYTPADPVSHHDHLVVVDPSSVYSPALPALPPPPPPHQSSALVLSGGKDDLGALARLEDSVKRLKSPKASPVAMMPKPQADAALALLADWFLESSPGVSLSAASHPKLRAFLRHVGLPDLQRADLAGPRLDARFAEAHADATARVRDALFFQLAADGWREKVVTLSVNLPNGTSVFHRAVPVPAMAPSDYAEELMLDAVVSVSASGSSNDLHRCAGIVSDRFKSKALRDLENKNYWMVNLCCQIHSFTRLMRDFARELSLFRSATAKSAKLAAYFNAKQTVRSLLHKHQIQELGHASLLRVAHVPFNGNGSNCRAAFEMLEDILNSAHPLHRAVQEDSYKLVCIDDSVAREIGEMVHSEAFWIEVDAVHSLVKLIMDMVKEMEADRPLVGQCLPLWEELRSKVRDWCEKFNIDEGTVLNVLEKRFRKNYHPAWSAAFILDPLYLVKDASGRYLPPFKCLTPDQEKDVDRLITRMVSREEAHLVLMELMKWRSDGLDPLYAQAVQVRQPDPSTGRMKVANKQSSRLVWETCLSELKSLGKVAVRLIFLHATSRGFRCTPSMVRWLSAPGSLASGNDRAHRLVFVAANSKLERRDFSSDEDKDAELLAEGDDDVANLPGNVES